One window of the Felis catus isolate Fca126 chromosome E3, F.catus_Fca126_mat1.0, whole genome shotgun sequence genome contains the following:
- the LOC109495204 gene encoding 40S ribosomal protein S27-like, whose translation MPLAKDLLPPSPEEEERKPKKKRLVQSPNSYFTGVKCPGCYKITTMFSHVQTAVLSGGCSTLLCQPTEGQARLTEGCSFRWKQH comes from the coding sequence ATGCCTCTCGCGAAGGACCTCCTGCCCCCGTCCccggaagaggaggagaggaagcccAAGAAGAAGCGCCTGGTGCAGAGCCCCAACTCCTACTTCACGGGCGTGAAGTGCCCAGGATGCTACAAAATCACGACCATGTTCAGCCACGTGCAGACCGCGGTGCTGTCTGGGGGCTGCTCCACCCTCCTGTGCCAGCCGACAGAAGGACAAGCAAGGCTCACGGAAGGATGCTCCTTCAGATGGAAGCAGCACTAA